Proteins encoded by one window of Emticicia oligotrophica DSM 17448:
- a CDS encoding RecQ family ATP-dependent DNA helicase, translating into MVDAAIQQTLKEKLKEIFGFDAFRGEQEPIIHNIVSGKNTFVIMPTGAGKSLCYQLPAMVLDGTAIVISPLIALMKNQVDQMSAFGINAQFLNSTLNKSEMTRVKNDVMSGDCKLLYIAPESLTKEDNLTFLKKAKLSFIAVDEAHCISEWGHDFRPEYRRIRGIIDDIDPNLPIIALTATATPKVQQDIQKNLSMEQSHIFKSSFNRKNLYYEIRPKIDSKKQLIKYIANNKGKSGIIYCLSRKKVEEIAGLLNVNGIKALPYHAGLDADTRMKNQDAFLNEECDIIVATIAFGMGIDKPDVRFVIHYDAPKSLEGYYQETGRAGRDGLEGNCLMFYAYDDILKLEKFNKDKTVTERDNARALLMEMVAYSNLGVCRRRQLLSYFGEYTDKDCGFCDNCIKPTKKIKIEDEAVLGLKAIIQSGERFDVQHIADILTANTSNPYIRSYEHDKLEVYGKGKGMFVAHDEDDEDDEEEEEEVELELSEEDEEDEETKPVAAKSSKPSKKAEKPTKKSDNKRTANDYWVSILRQMMVLGYIEKDIENSYGVVRVSEKGHKFIEDSYPITIAEDHNYENTESSDDDDITTNNSSSGGGAFDAALFELLKALRKKIAKEKNVPPYVVFQDPSLEEMATTYPTTQQELAQINGVGMGKVQKFGKPFLDLITKYVDDNEIETTQDLVVKSAVNKSKIKIYIIQQIDRKINLDEIVEAKDLTMAELIEEIEHICYSGTRLNLDYYINQVIDPERQDEIYDYFMSAETDNIAVALKEFESDDITEEELRLMRIKFLSEMAN; encoded by the coding sequence ATGGTAGACGCAGCGATACAACAGACCTTAAAAGAAAAACTAAAAGAAATCTTTGGCTTTGACGCCTTCAGAGGCGAACAAGAGCCCATTATCCATAACATTGTGAGCGGTAAAAACACATTTGTGATTATGCCAACTGGGGCAGGAAAATCACTTTGTTACCAGCTACCAGCAATGGTTTTGGATGGGACTGCTATTGTTATTTCGCCACTGATTGCTCTCATGAAAAACCAAGTTGACCAAATGTCAGCTTTTGGAATCAATGCTCAGTTTTTAAACTCGACTCTCAATAAGTCGGAAATGACCCGTGTGAAGAATGATGTAATGAGCGGCGATTGTAAATTATTATACATTGCACCCGAATCATTAACCAAAGAAGATAATCTTACATTCTTGAAAAAAGCCAAGCTTTCGTTTATTGCGGTAGATGAAGCTCACTGTATTTCAGAATGGGGCCACGATTTCAGACCTGAATACCGTAGAATCAGAGGTATTATTGATGATATCGACCCAAATCTTCCAATTATTGCCCTTACAGCTACGGCCACCCCGAAAGTCCAGCAGGATATTCAGAAAAACCTTAGTATGGAGCAATCGCATATCTTCAAGTCTTCATTTAATCGTAAGAATCTCTATTACGAAATCCGACCGAAGATTGACTCTAAGAAGCAACTTATCAAGTATATTGCCAACAACAAAGGTAAATCAGGTATTATTTATTGCTTGAGCCGTAAGAAAGTTGAGGAAATTGCTGGGTTATTAAATGTCAATGGTATTAAGGCCTTGCCTTATCATGCAGGTTTAGATGCCGATACTCGCATGAAAAACCAAGATGCATTCTTAAATGAAGAATGTGATATAATTGTTGCTACGATTGCTTTTGGAATGGGTATTGATAAACCCGATGTTCGCTTCGTAATTCACTATGATGCACCGAAATCGCTCGAAGGTTATTATCAGGAAACTGGCCGAGCGGGTCGTGATGGCCTAGAGGGCAACTGCTTGATGTTCTATGCTTATGATGACATTCTGAAGTTAGAAAAATTCAATAAAGATAAAACAGTTACTGAAAGAGATAATGCTCGTGCATTGCTTATGGAGATGGTGGCTTATTCAAACTTAGGTGTTTGCCGTCGTCGTCAGTTACTCAGCTATTTTGGTGAATATACAGATAAAGACTGCGGTTTCTGCGATAACTGTATCAAGCCAACCAAAAAAATAAAAATCGAAGATGAAGCCGTACTCGGCTTGAAAGCAATCATCCAGTCGGGCGAAAGATTTGATGTTCAACACATTGCCGATATCTTAACAGCGAATACATCAAACCCATATATTCGCAGCTACGAACACGATAAACTAGAAGTTTATGGTAAAGGAAAAGGCATGTTTGTTGCCCATGATGAAGATGACGAAGACGATGAGGAAGAAGAAGAAGAGGTAGAATTAGAATTGTCAGAAGAAGATGAGGAGGATGAAGAAACAAAACCTGTTGCTGCAAAATCTTCTAAACCTAGCAAAAAAGCCGAGAAGCCTACTAAGAAATCCGATAATAAGCGTACTGCTAATGATTATTGGGTATCAATCCTTCGCCAAATGATGGTGCTGGGCTATATTGAAAAAGATATTGAGAATAGCTACGGTGTAGTAAGAGTTTCAGAAAAGGGTCATAAATTCATCGAAGATTCTTATCCAATCACTATTGCAGAAGACCATAACTACGAAAATACTGAAAGTAGTGATGATGACGATATTACAACCAATAATAGTTCTTCGGGCGGAGGTGCTTTCGATGCGGCATTATTTGAATTATTAAAAGCTCTTCGTAAAAAAATTGCCAAAGAGAAAAACGTACCACCTTATGTAGTATTCCAAGACCCTTCGCTTGAAGAAATGGCTACTACCTACCCTACAACTCAACAAGAGTTAGCCCAAATAAATGGCGTAGGTATGGGTAAAGTACAGAAATTTGGCAAACCTTTCCTCGACTTAATTACGAAGTATGTTGATGACAACGAGATTGAAACTACTCAAGATTTAGTGGTAAAATCAGCTGTAAATAAATCGAAGATTAAGATTTATATTATTCAACAAATCGACCGTAAGATTAACCTCGATGAAATTGTTGAGGCAAAAGACCTTACGATGGCTGAATTAATTGAGGAAATCGAACATATTTGTTATTCGGGCACACGTCTGAATCTCGAC
- a CDS encoding KpsF/GutQ family sugar-phosphate isomerase, whose product MNTKLEKKIQSVAKKVLQDEAEAILSLKSYINDEFEACVEAILGVKGRLIVTGIGKSAIIGQKIVATMNSTGTPAIFMHAADAIHGDLGMIQNDDIVLCISKSGDTPEIKVLVPLLKRFGNQLIAMVSNVNSYLAKNSDFILNAHIVREACPLNLAPTTSTTVALALGDALAMCLLEARDFTSRDFAKYHPGGSLGKKLYLKVRDIFPHNAVPKVHELADVQAVILEMTSKLLGATAVVNDNNELQGIITDGDLRRMLNKQQDFSNLRAKDIMNATPKAVSPDEYAASALAIMQEKSITQLVVVEGRQLIGFVHLHDLLKEGLA is encoded by the coding sequence GTGAATACGAAGTTAGAAAAAAAAATACAAAGCGTTGCTAAAAAAGTTTTGCAAGATGAAGCGGAGGCAATTCTTTCTTTGAAAAGTTATATTAACGATGAATTTGAGGCTTGTGTAGAAGCAATTCTTGGTGTAAAGGGTAGATTAATTGTAACAGGAATTGGGAAAAGTGCAATTATTGGTCAAAAAATTGTAGCAACCATGAACTCTACGGGCACCCCTGCTATTTTTATGCATGCAGCAGATGCTATTCATGGAGATTTAGGAATGATTCAAAATGATGATATTGTGCTTTGTATTTCGAAAAGTGGAGATACCCCTGAAATAAAAGTATTGGTGCCCCTTTTGAAAAGATTCGGAAATCAATTGATTGCGATGGTGAGTAATGTAAACTCATATTTGGCCAAAAATTCTGATTTTATCCTAAATGCTCACATAGTCCGTGAAGCCTGCCCACTTAATTTAGCTCCAACAACTTCTACAACAGTAGCCTTGGCATTAGGTGATGCTTTGGCCATGTGTTTGCTTGAAGCACGTGACTTTACGAGTAGAGACTTCGCTAAATATCATCCGGGAGGAAGTTTGGGTAAGAAACTTTACTTAAAAGTAAGAGATATTTTCCCACATAATGCTGTTCCTAAAGTGCATGAATTGGCAGATGTGCAGGCGGTAATTCTTGAAATGACTTCAAAACTTTTGGGAGCAACAGCGGTAGTAAATGACAATAACGAGCTACAAGGCATCATTACTGATGGAGATTTGAGAAGAATGTTAAATAAACAGCAGGATTTTTCAAACCTAAGAGCAAAAGATATCATGAATGCTACTCCGAAAGCAGTTTCACCAGATGAATATGCTGCTAGTGCATTGGCAATAATGCAAGAAAAAAGTATTACGCAATTAGTAGTCGTTGAAGGCAGGCAATTAATTGGTTTTGTTCATCTTCATGATTTGTTGAAAGAAGGTTTAGCCTGA
- a CDS encoding YjgN family protein, with amino-acid sequence MTEHLPEDNSLETTDDNLKSLQTSSENENKATEGTQDLPVEETPPQVEPPVQAEPKQPIFHAPWFLSFHGEGTQYFVIRLINAILQVVTFNFYYPWAKAAKLNYLYEQTEFAGSRFKFHGTGREMFIGYLKLLLILIVIYGGFWWARGDNRFILGFLLLYGGLILVYPLAIHGTAKYRLSRTTWRGIFFGYRGQLGELFAKFFIGVLLTLFTFGIYLSWLEIDLRKYVTQNVRFGSAEFDFVGKGGDLFLIKLKYFAFMFAAFFVVMMMFGIFGVSMSSFISPDSLEKMSTPSFGFIIWLILTYFFVIAIIGALALMRQREIFQYYADNTYLYQNKQWHGVKLNMTFSDLFVLSITNMLLIVFTLGIATPFVEIRTLHFIMPRLAIDGSFDPDALTQTESNYRDATGEDLGDWLDIDLA; translated from the coding sequence ATGACTGAACATTTACCTGAAGACAATTCTTTAGAAACTACTGATGATAACTTAAAAAGCTTACAAACTTCTTCTGAAAATGAGAATAAAGCAACGGAAGGAACACAAGATTTACCTGTTGAAGAAACCCCACCTCAGGTAGAACCCCCAGTTCAAGCGGAGCCAAAACAACCAATCTTTCATGCTCCGTGGTTTTTATCGTTTCATGGTGAAGGAACACAGTACTTTGTTATTAGGCTAATAAATGCCATTTTACAAGTGGTTACTTTCAACTTTTATTATCCTTGGGCGAAGGCAGCCAAGCTAAATTACCTATATGAGCAAACAGAATTTGCTGGAAGTCGTTTCAAGTTTCACGGTACAGGCCGAGAAATGTTTATAGGATACTTAAAACTTCTTCTAATTTTGATTGTAATATATGGCGGTTTTTGGTGGGCAAGAGGTGATAATCGCTTCATTTTGGGCTTTTTACTGTTATATGGCGGTTTGATTTTGGTTTATCCTTTAGCCATTCATGGTACAGCTAAATACCGTTTGTCTCGAACCACATGGCGTGGGATATTCTTTGGATATCGTGGTCAATTAGGTGAACTTTTCGCTAAATTTTTTATAGGTGTATTGCTTACTCTTTTCACATTTGGAATTTATTTATCTTGGCTGGAAATTGATTTACGCAAGTATGTTACCCAAAATGTTCGTTTTGGTAGTGCTGAATTTGATTTTGTGGGCAAAGGGGGAGATTTATTCCTTATCAAGCTCAAATATTTCGCATTTATGTTTGCTGCATTTTTTGTAGTTATGATGATGTTTGGAATTTTTGGCGTTAGTATGTCAAGCTTCATCAGTCCAGATAGTTTAGAAAAAATGAGTACTCCTTCATTTGGATTTATTATATGGTTAATTCTTACTTATTTCTTTGTTATTGCCATTATAGGTGCATTGGCTTTGATGCGTCAGCGAGAAATTTTTCAATATTACGCCGATAATACCTACTTGTATCAAAACAAGCAATGGCACGGGGTAAAATTGAATATGACTTTTAGCGATTTATTTGTTTTAAGTATCACTAATATGCTCCTAATTGTGTTTACTTTGGGTATTGCTACGCCTTTTGTTGAAATCCGTACATTGCATTTTATTATGCCGCGTTTAGCAATTGATGGCTCGTTTGACCCTGACGCTTTAACTCAAACAGAAAGCAATTATCGAGATGCCACTGGCGAAGACCTCGGCGATTGGTTAGATATTGATTTGGCCTAA
- a CDS encoding M48 family metallopeptidase, translating into MEYVAIYYDGKTSQPYEAQVNFVGDRLIIKYGNGEVEWQIPKIEYSSFTGKGKTMLQYGDFPHQYLEFLLDSPLNKALENYLPKRREGFWAFANELAGAGFRGLLITIAIFVAITVGFYFLLLPKIAEYVAAQIPVETEVELGKQFYDSFVGGKEIDQERTKQLQIFAKKIDFQTKYPLKFTVVKDKQINAFALPGGNVVVFDAILEKIKTPEELAALLSHEVTHVKERHSLKGLSRSLAGSMVVSVIVGDMNSIGNIMVSQANNIYELGFTREMEKEADLEGLEIMFHNKLDPKGMTRLMERLHEEEKKYGVDKMPAYLNSHPMTKERIDYINKESKGHKGEKNKELEEIWRKIEK; encoded by the coding sequence ATGGAATACGTAGCAATATATTACGATGGTAAAACCAGCCAACCCTACGAAGCTCAAGTGAATTTCGTAGGAGATAGGTTGATTATTAAGTACGGGAATGGAGAGGTAGAATGGCAGATACCTAAAATTGAATATAGTTCATTTACGGGAAAAGGGAAAACGATGCTACAATACGGAGACTTTCCGCATCAATACCTTGAATTTTTGTTAGATTCTCCTTTAAACAAAGCACTAGAAAACTATTTGCCTAAACGCCGAGAGGGATTTTGGGCATTTGCTAATGAATTGGCAGGAGCGGGTTTTAGGGGTTTATTAATTACGATAGCAATTTTTGTAGCTATTACTGTGGGTTTTTACTTCTTGTTGTTACCTAAAATTGCTGAATATGTTGCTGCTCAGATTCCAGTTGAGACCGAAGTTGAGTTAGGAAAACAGTTTTATGATAGTTTTGTTGGCGGAAAAGAAATTGACCAAGAACGAACCAAACAACTACAAATATTTGCTAAGAAAATAGATTTCCAGACTAAATATCCGCTCAAATTTACGGTAGTAAAGGATAAACAAATAAATGCTTTTGCTTTACCTGGCGGCAATGTAGTAGTATTTGATGCCATTCTTGAGAAAATTAAAACGCCTGAAGAATTAGCCGCTTTGCTATCGCACGAAGTAACTCACGTGAAAGAACGCCATTCTTTAAAAGGGCTTTCGAGAAGTTTGGCTGGTTCGATGGTGGTTTCGGTGATTGTTGGTGATATGAATTCAATCGGGAATATCATGGTGAGCCAAGCCAATAATATTTATGAATTGGGTTTTACTCGCGAGATGGAAAAAGAAGCAGATTTAGAAGGACTCGAAATCATGTTTCATAATAAACTTGACCCCAAAGGCATGACTAGACTTATGGAACGCCTGCATGAAGAAGAAAAAAAATATGGCGTTGATAAAATGCCCGCATATCTAAATTCGCACCCAATGACCAAAGAACGCATTGATTATATCAATAAAGAATCAAAAGGGCATAAGGGAGAAAAAAATAAGGAGTTAGAAGAAATTTGGAGGAAAATTGAAAAATAA
- a CDS encoding winged helix-turn-helix transcriptional regulator → MQILKLENVKKCPVSYVLAIQDTLNAFQGKWKMPIIGTLLFGKKRFKEIEREITKITPRMLSQELKDLEANGIISRSVYNTTPVTVEYELTESGKQLSSVLEAMITWGLQHREANMVQLLPVFQEKKEAV, encoded by the coding sequence ATGCAGATACTAAAATTAGAAAATGTAAAGAAATGTCCAGTTTCTTACGTATTGGCTATTCAAGATACACTCAACGCTTTTCAAGGGAAATGGAAAATGCCAATTATTGGCACTTTATTATTTGGGAAGAAACGTTTCAAGGAAATTGAGCGAGAAATTACAAAAATTACCCCCCGAATGCTCTCACAAGAACTAAAAGATTTAGAAGCCAACGGAATTATTAGTAGAAGTGTTTACAATACCACACCTGTAACGGTAGAATACGAATTGACTGAATCTGGGAAGCAATTAAGCAGTGTTTTAGAAGCGATGATTACTTGGGGCTTGCAACACCGTGAAGCTAATATGGTACAATTACTACCCGTTTTTCAGGAAAAAAAAGAAGCGGTTTAA
- a CDS encoding SDR family oxidoreductase: MILVTGGTGQLGGLVVENLLKKMPASELAVLVRDASKATDLKVKGVDVRVGTYFDKESLTKAFEGVEKVLLVSSNDFNERLGQHKNVVDAAKAAGVQHIFYTGVTLKNIETSPLKPLLGDHYQTEDYIKVSGLTYTFLQNSLYQEVIPMFAGPTALETGIFFAGGEGKVAFASRIDLAEATANILASTGHENKTYNLTGAEAHSFADIAAELSNLSGKTVGYVSPESEAFEASLKQFGLPEGIVIMSVLFAAGIKNGDFDVTYSALEEFLGRKPTDLKTFLKVAYGV, from the coding sequence ATGATATTGGTAACAGGTGGAACCGGACAACTAGGTGGTTTAGTAGTAGAAAATCTATTGAAAAAAATGCCAGCAAGTGAATTAGCGGTATTGGTAAGAGATGCCAGTAAAGCGACAGATTTAAAAGTAAAAGGTGTAGATGTAAGAGTAGGAACATATTTTGATAAGGAATCATTAACAAAAGCTTTTGAAGGTGTTGAAAAAGTACTGTTGGTTTCCTCTAATGATTTTAATGAACGTTTAGGACAGCATAAAAATGTAGTTGATGCTGCAAAAGCTGCTGGAGTTCAACATATTTTTTATACAGGTGTAACACTAAAAAATATTGAAACTTCACCTTTGAAACCACTTTTAGGAGACCATTACCAAACTGAAGATTATATCAAGGTGAGCGGACTTACTTACACTTTCTTACAAAATAGTCTTTATCAGGAGGTAATCCCAATGTTTGCTGGGCCAACTGCTCTCGAAACTGGTATCTTCTTTGCAGGTGGTGAAGGAAAAGTTGCTTTTGCTTCACGAATAGATTTAGCCGAAGCAACTGCCAATATTCTTGCTTCAACAGGCCACGAAAATAAAACTTACAATCTGACAGGGGCCGAAGCTCATTCGTTTGCTGATATTGCTGCTGAGTTATCGAATCTTTCGGGAAAAACGGTAGGGTATGTAAGTCCAGAATCAGAAGCTTTTGAAGCTTCACTCAAACAATTTGGTTTGCCAGAAGGAATTGTTATTATGTCGGTTTTATTTGCAGCTGGGATTAAAAATGGAGATTTTGATGTTACTTATTCTGCTTTAGAAGAATTTTTGGGTCGTAAGCCAACAGATTTAAAAACTTTTTTGAAGGTGGCTTATGGAGTTTAA
- a CDS encoding dioxygenase family protein, producing MERKEFLQSILSLSAMGTLSSFKQFTDTLPTQSKRMPVLFTSHGNPMDIPLSKEDRPFWNALFHLGNELQKKYEVKAALVVSAHWCSRGTFVNISPEQQQIYDYYGFPKHYYDPKYHAKGAPEIAKEVTKIIPSVHETTEWGLDHGAWPMLMHLFPKANIPVFQMSISYYESPQYHYELGKQLKSLREKGVLIIGSGSLIHNLQILGEKFRTGDMTPFGWEPEYDAWIKKQIDERSFMNVVNYETSHKLGKLAAPTPDHFVPVLYSLGLIDPKDELKYFYEGKPNLPAFSERSFILA from the coding sequence ATGGAACGGAAAGAGTTTCTGCAATCAATTTTATCACTCTCGGCAATGGGAACACTCAGTAGCTTCAAGCAATTTACCGATACCTTACCAACACAAAGCAAACGAATGCCAGTGTTGTTTACCTCACATGGAAATCCAATGGATATTCCTTTATCAAAAGAAGATCGTCCATTTTGGAATGCACTATTTCATTTGGGTAATGAATTACAAAAAAAATATGAGGTAAAAGCAGCTTTGGTGGTATCGGCACACTGGTGTTCGCGTGGAACCTTTGTGAATATCTCGCCTGAGCAGCAACAAATTTATGATTACTATGGTTTTCCCAAACATTATTACGACCCGAAGTATCACGCTAAAGGTGCACCAGAAATTGCAAAAGAAGTAACAAAAATTATCCCGTCAGTACATGAAACTACCGAATGGGGGCTCGATCATGGTGCTTGGCCAATGTTGATGCACTTATTTCCGAAGGCTAATATTCCTGTTTTTCAGATGAGTATTAGTTATTACGAATCGCCTCAATATCATTATGAATTAGGTAAACAATTAAAATCTCTTCGTGAAAAGGGGGTTTTAATCATCGGAAGTGGCTCTTTGATTCATAATCTGCAAATTTTAGGTGAAAAGTTTCGTACTGGTGATATGACTCCTTTTGGATGGGAGCCCGAATATGATGCTTGGATAAAAAAACAAATTGATGAGCGTAGTTTTATGAATGTGGTTAATTATGAAACAAGCCACAAATTAGGCAAACTAGCAGCTCCAACTCCTGACCACTTTGTGCCTGTACTTTATAGTTTAGGCCTAATAGACCCTAAAGATGAGTTGAAGTATTTTTATGAAGGAAAGCCAAATTTACCAGCTTTTAGTGAACGCAGTTTTATTTTGGCTTAA